One genomic region from Aminivibrio pyruvatiphilus encodes:
- a CDS encoding TolC family protein: MKFSMFFAALPAFLFLFPLTAFSAPLSEAQYLALVMERNNDLAAVRQEIDARLFSARAELSVQRPSLGLSAEASKWLDQERGDQQIDLSLSHRVNLSGSYGLQERELLLGVEILRNQYADAVNERLALAASAYRRAVMAALNREAMEQIVAKRRESLLITREKFDKELVSLLELLRAQSQVDDGEAFLLQARQKYEQQLVEMSALAGGVPVTPETMFPQLEKLSPAVDETKAWESRPDVASLMLSRERASVQRSLAAKGLSPFVDLSLGLRVLEDLNSSMERGGEVFVRAVLTVPLTDGGKTANKTGAAESLLKKAGYELEARRDSLKREADLVRERWGRALEIVAIRRRQAERADKELEIAEMMYREGLGSQLDLITAQEADQKSRTELINAIQELWLVLAEADRVMGRWVRQAL, from the coding sequence ATGAAATTTAGCATGTTCTTCGCCGCACTGCCTGCTTTTCTTTTTCTCTTTCCCTTGACGGCCTTCTCCGCGCCGCTTTCGGAGGCTCAGTACCTGGCCCTCGTGATGGAGCGAAACAACGACCTCGCCGCCGTAAGGCAGGAGATCGATGCGAGGCTTTTCTCCGCCCGGGCGGAACTTTCCGTTCAGCGCCCCTCGCTCGGGCTCTCCGCCGAGGCAAGCAAGTGGCTCGACCAGGAGCGGGGCGATCAGCAGATCGACCTCTCCCTCTCGCACCGCGTTAACCTCTCGGGAAGCTACGGACTCCAGGAGCGGGAGCTTCTCCTCGGAGTCGAGATTCTCCGGAACCAGTACGCCGACGCGGTCAATGAACGGCTCGCCCTCGCAGCGTCCGCCTACCGCAGGGCGGTGATGGCGGCGCTGAACCGGGAGGCCATGGAACAGATCGTGGCGAAACGCCGCGAATCGCTGCTCATCACCCGCGAGAAATTCGACAAGGAGCTTGTCTCCCTTCTGGAGCTGCTGCGGGCTCAGTCGCAGGTTGACGACGGCGAGGCGTTCCTCCTCCAGGCCCGCCAGAAGTACGAACAGCAGCTCGTCGAGATGAGCGCTCTCGCAGGGGGAGTTCCGGTAACGCCGGAGACCATGTTCCCCCAACTCGAGAAGCTGAGTCCCGCCGTGGACGAGACGAAGGCATGGGAGAGCCGCCCCGACGTCGCCTCGCTGATGCTCTCCAGGGAACGGGCCTCGGTGCAGCGCTCCCTCGCCGCGAAGGGGCTGTCTCCCTTCGTGGATCTCTCCTTGGGGCTGCGGGTTCTGGAAGACCTCAATTCCTCCATGGAGCGGGGCGGTGAGGTCTTCGTCCGCGCCGTGCTGACAGTTCCCCTGACGGACGGGGGGAAGACGGCCAACAAAACCGGGGCGGCTGAGTCGCTGCTCAAAAAGGCCGGGTACGAACTGGAGGCGAGGCGCGACAGCCTGAAGCGGGAAGCTGATCTTGTCCGCGAACGATGGGGGCGGGCGCTCGAAATCGTCGCCATCCGCCGCCGTCAGGCCGAACGGGCCGACAAGGAGCTGGAGATCGCCGAGATGATGTACCGCGAAGGGCTGGGATCCCAGCTTGACCTGATCACCGCGCAGGAAGCTGACCAGAAAAGCAGGACGGAGCTGATAAACGCAATCCAGGAATTATGGCTCGTCCTCGCGGAAGCCGACAGAGTAATGGGGCGATGGGTCCGGCAGGCCTTATAA